Proteins encoded within one genomic window of Bacillus thuringiensis:
- a CDS encoding cation-translocating P-type ATPase → MSNWYSKTKDQTLIDLETNEQHGLTEEIVNERLKQYGSNELATKQKRTLWQRIFAQINDVLVYVLIIAALISAFVGEWADASIIALVVVLNAVIGVVQESKAEQALEALKKMATPKAIVKRGGELKEIPSEQVVPGDIVMLDAGRYIPCDLRLIETANLKVEESALTGESVPVDKDAIYHPSMQSDEQVPLGDQKNMAFMSTLVTYGRGVGVAVETGMNSQIGKIATLLHEADDDMTPLQKSLAQVGKYLGFVAVAICIVMFLIGFLQGRDTLEMFMTAISLAVAAIPEGLPAIVSIVLAIGVQRMIKQNVIIRKLPAVEALGSVTIICSDKTGTLTQNKMTVTHFYSDNTYDRLESLNVNNDAQRLLLENMVLCNDASYNNESQTGDPTEIALLVAGSTFNMQKDHLEKIHERVNELPFDSDRKMMSTVHTYDKGYYSMTKGAIDKLLPRCTHIFKNGKIEVLTDADKDQILEGARSMSQEALRVLSFAFKQYNSNDVDIDHLEENLIFIGLVGMIDPPRTEVRDSITECKKAGIRTVMITGDHKDTAFAIAKELGIAKEISEIMIGTDLDNISDTELANKINHLNVFARVSPEHKVKIVTALRAKGNIVSMTGDGVNDAPSLKQADVGVAMGITGTDVAKGAADVVLTDDNFSSIVKAVEEGRNIYRNIKKSILFLLSCNFGEIIALFLAILLGWATPLRPIHILWVNLITDTLPALSLGVDPEDSDVMKEKPRRAKESLFSGSVPFLIFNGALIGLLTLAAFIVGAKFYTGDTNLFPLFPERIDEDALLHAQTMAFVVLSFSQLVHSFNLRSRTKSIFSIGIFTNKYLVFSLLIGVLMQVCIISIPPLANIFGVHALTMRDWGFVLLLSIIPLVVNEIIKLAKKN, encoded by the coding sequence ATGAGCAATTGGTACAGTAAGACGAAAGACCAAACATTAATCGACCTAGAAACAAATGAACAACACGGTTTAACAGAAGAAATCGTAAATGAACGTTTAAAGCAATACGGTTCTAATGAATTAGCTACAAAACAAAAACGCACTTTATGGCAGCGTATTTTCGCCCAAATTAATGACGTCCTCGTATATGTCCTTATTATTGCTGCCCTTATTTCTGCTTTTGTAGGTGAATGGGCTGATGCCAGTATTATTGCGCTCGTCGTAGTTTTAAATGCTGTTATCGGTGTCGTCCAAGAATCGAAAGCAGAACAAGCTTTAGAAGCACTAAAAAAAATGGCAACACCTAAAGCCATCGTAAAACGTGGCGGTGAGCTAAAAGAAATTCCATCCGAACAAGTCGTTCCAGGTGATATTGTCATGCTGGATGCGGGACGTTATATCCCATGTGATTTGCGACTAATCGAGACCGCAAATTTAAAAGTTGAAGAATCTGCTCTAACTGGTGAGTCTGTCCCTGTTGATAAAGATGCAATCTACCACCCTTCTATGCAAAGTGATGAGCAAGTACCATTAGGTGATCAAAAAAATATGGCCTTTATGTCTACTCTTGTTACATACGGACGAGGTGTCGGTGTTGCCGTTGAAACTGGAATGAACTCACAAATTGGTAAGATTGCTACCCTTTTACATGAAGCAGACGATGATATGACACCACTTCAAAAAAGCTTAGCACAAGTCGGAAAGTATTTAGGCTTTGTCGCTGTTGCTATTTGTATCGTTATGTTTCTCATCGGTTTTTTACAAGGCCGGGATACGTTAGAAATGTTTATGACTGCTATTAGTTTAGCTGTTGCAGCTATTCCAGAAGGCTTGCCAGCTATCGTTTCCATCGTTCTTGCAATTGGTGTGCAGCGTATGATTAAACAAAATGTTATTATTCGTAAACTACCAGCTGTTGAAGCTCTCGGTTCTGTCACAATTATTTGTTCAGATAAAACAGGTACATTAACACAAAATAAAATGACCGTTACTCACTTTTATAGTGATAACACATACGATCGCTTAGAAAGTTTAAATGTAAATAATGATGCGCAGCGTCTATTGTTAGAAAATATGGTGCTATGTAACGATGCGTCTTATAATAACGAATCACAAACCGGAGACCCGACTGAAATTGCTCTTCTGGTTGCTGGAAGCACGTTTAACATGCAAAAAGATCACCTAGAAAAGATACATGAACGCGTTAACGAGCTTCCTTTCGATTCAGATCGTAAAATGATGTCAACCGTGCATACATATGATAAAGGCTACTATAGCATGACGAAAGGCGCTATCGATAAACTCTTACCTCGATGTACCCACATATTTAAAAACGGTAAAATCGAAGTTCTAACAGATGCTGATAAAGATCAAATATTAGAAGGCGCTAGGTCAATGTCTCAAGAAGCTTTAAGAGTACTTTCATTCGCATTTAAACAATACAATTCAAACGATGTGGATATAGATCATCTCGAAGAAAACCTCATCTTTATCGGTCTTGTCGGTATGATTGATCCACCGCGAACTGAAGTAAGAGATTCAATTACAGAATGTAAAAAAGCCGGTATTCGCACAGTTATGATTACTGGTGACCATAAAGATACCGCCTTTGCAATTGCCAAAGAACTTGGCATCGCTAAAGAAATATCTGAAATTATGATTGGAACTGATTTAGATAACATTTCAGATACAGAATTAGCAAATAAAATTAATCATTTAAACGTCTTTGCTAGAGTCTCTCCAGAACATAAAGTGAAGATTGTAACAGCTTTACGTGCGAAAGGAAATATCGTTTCTATGACTGGTGATGGTGTCAATGATGCTCCATCTTTAAAGCAAGCAGATGTTGGCGTAGCGATGGGCATTACAGGAACAGATGTTGCAAAAGGGGCAGCGGATGTAGTGTTAACAGATGATAATTTCTCATCTATCGTGAAAGCTGTTGAGGAAGGTAGAAATATTTATCGTAACATAAAAAAATCAATTCTCTTCCTACTCTCTTGTAACTTTGGAGAAATTATCGCTTTATTTTTAGCGATTTTACTTGGCTGGGCGACACCATTACGCCCAATCCATATTTTGTGGGTCAATTTAATTACTGACACACTTCCTGCACTATCACTTGGCGTTGATCCTGAAGATTCAGATGTGATGAAAGAAAAGCCACGCCGTGCGAAAGAAAGCCTATTTAGCGGTAGCGTCCCTTTTCTTATTTTCAATGGCGCTCTAATTGGACTTTTAACGCTAGCAGCCTTTATCGTTGGGGCAAAATTCTATACTGGAGATACAAATTTATTCCCTCTTTTCCCAGAACGAATTGATGAAGATGCTCTATTACATGCTCAAACAATGGCATTTGTTGTTCTTAGTTTCTCTCAGCTCGTTCATTCATTTAACTTGCGTTCAAGAACGAAATCGATTTTTTCAATTGGGATCTTTACAAATAAATATTTAGTCTTCTCCCTTCTTATCGGTGTTCTTATGCAAGTTTGTATCATCTCCATCCCGCCCCTTGCAAATATATTCGGTGTGCATGCATTAACGATGCGAGATTGGGGATTTGTTCTTTTATTAAGTATCATTCCACTTGTTGTGAATGAAATCATTAAATTAGCGAAGAAAAACTAA
- a CDS encoding DUF1128 domain-containing protein, translating into MDLSVKSEENVEYMVEAIKEKLRMVNAGAMRAASFNEEMYEDLRDIYEHVMKRETFSISEMQAITEELGTLIKK; encoded by the coding sequence GTGGATTTATCCGTAAAATCAGAAGAAAATGTTGAATATATGGTCGAAGCTATTAAAGAAAAATTACGTATGGTTAATGCTGGAGCGATGAGAGCTGCTAGCTTTAATGAAGAAATGTACGAAGACCTACGTGACATTTATGAGCATGTTATGAAACGTGAAACATTTAGCATTAGTGAAATGCAAGCTATTACAGAAGAATTAGGTACATTAATTAAAAAGTAA
- a CDS encoding low molecular weight protein-tyrosine-phosphatase, protein MVQVLFVCLGNICRSPMAEAIFRDLVVKEGLEEKIVIDSAGTGDWHIGHPPHKGTQKILKENAVTFEGIKARQVEKEDLTKFDYIIAMDNKNIADLKSLGKTGGYIGRLSDFVPDGGWTDVPDPYYTGNFQEVYDLVTEGCVKLLAFIRNEQGI, encoded by the coding sequence ATGGTTCAAGTATTGTTTGTTTGTCTTGGGAACATTTGTCGTTCTCCGATGGCAGAAGCGATTTTTCGAGATCTTGTCGTAAAAGAGGGACTCGAAGAGAAAATTGTCATTGATTCTGCGGGAACTGGAGATTGGCATATTGGTCATCCGCCACATAAAGGAACACAAAAAATTTTAAAAGAAAATGCAGTCACTTTTGAAGGAATTAAAGCAAGGCAAGTAGAAAAAGAAGACTTAACAAAGTTTGATTATATTATTGCCATGGACAACAAGAATATAGCAGATTTAAAAAGTTTAGGTAAAACTGGAGGCTATATTGGTAGGCTGTCCGATTTTGTTCCAGACGGTGGCTGGACAGACGTTCCCGACCCTTACTATACAGGGAATTTCCAAGAAGTATATGACCTTGTAACAGAAGGGTGTGTAAAGCTATTAGCTTTCATTCGAAATGAACAAGGAATATGA
- a CDS encoding DUF4075 domain-containing protein translates to MAKKNNIARNIAIGVAAGVAVSMLKKENREKVKNTAEKAKTKMIEIGENAKIKEKVQTVTDKGRELADLNVVKAKVAEIKKLTPSVVETLKETKEIFSKKKVEPAEKPETIEIQAVSPKVDELKAEEEPVVAEDGGMKEARELFMKDSNVEEKKSEAYIELKQNKEEKKSV, encoded by the coding sequence ATGGCAAAGAAAAATAATATTGCTCGAAACATTGCGATTGGTGTAGCTGCAGGTGTAGCTGTATCTATGTTAAAGAAAGAAAACCGTGAAAAAGTAAAAAATACAGCAGAAAAAGCAAAAACAAAGATGATTGAAATTGGTGAAAATGCAAAAATCAAAGAAAAAGTGCAAACTGTTACAGATAAAGGGCGCGAACTTGCTGATTTAAATGTAGTGAAAGCGAAAGTAGCGGAAATTAAAAAATTGACGCCGTCGGTTGTAGAAACGTTAAAAGAAACGAAAGAAATTTTTAGTAAGAAAAAAGTTGAGCCGGCAGAGAAGCCAGAAACGATTGAAATTCAAGCTGTATCTCCAAAAGTAGATGAGCTGAAAGCAGAAGAAGAGCCAGTAGTTGCTGAAGATGGTGGTATGAAAGAAGCACGTGAATTATTTATGAAAGACTCAAATGTAGAGGAAAAAAAAAGTGAAGCGTACATTGAGTTAAAGCAAAATAAAGAAGAGAAGAAAAGCGTTTAA
- a CDS encoding YihY/virulence factor BrkB family protein, which yields MRKILEKVKRHRTYSVGKDLYDRTMRDDVAGLAAQLAYFFLLAIFPGLVFLITLLGFIDLQTESVLNLLEPYVPEDAMSLIEVNVDKVVNEQNGGLLSFGLLSMLWFASNGVNAVMNAFNRAYDVTETRSFIKTRALSIVFTLAIIFMIVFALIVPVFGQVIGAAVFKAIGLSDSFSYVWSITRLVASFFVLFALFSFLYTFAPDRKLKRREVISGAVFATVGWIVVSYSFAYYVDKFANYANTYGGLGGIIILMLWFYLTGWVILLGGEINGLLHHYRTGDNNSRNEK from the coding sequence ATGAGAAAAATTTTAGAAAAGGTGAAGAGACATCGTACTTATTCGGTTGGTAAAGATTTATATGACCGGACGATGCGCGATGATGTAGCGGGCTTGGCAGCACAGCTCGCTTATTTCTTCTTGCTTGCGATTTTTCCTGGGCTTGTTTTCTTAATTACGCTTCTTGGATTCATTGACCTTCAAACAGAAAGTGTGCTCAATTTATTAGAACCATACGTACCTGAAGATGCAATGTCCTTAATTGAAGTAAACGTTGATAAAGTTGTAAATGAGCAAAATGGTGGTTTATTATCATTTGGTTTATTATCGATGCTATGGTTTGCTTCAAACGGGGTAAACGCGGTTATGAATGCTTTTAATCGTGCGTATGATGTAACAGAAACACGTTCTTTTATTAAAACAAGAGCGTTATCAATCGTATTTACACTAGCAATCATTTTCATGATTGTGTTTGCGCTAATTGTTCCAGTGTTTGGACAAGTCATTGGGGCAGCGGTGTTTAAAGCAATTGGTTTATCCGATAGTTTTTCTTACGTGTGGAGCATTACACGATTAGTAGCGAGTTTCTTCGTGCTATTTGCATTGTTTAGTTTTTTATATACATTTGCACCAGATCGAAAGTTAAAAAGAAGAGAAGTCATTTCAGGAGCAGTATTTGCTACTGTAGGATGGATTGTGGTATCGTACTCATTTGCTTATTATGTAGATAAGTTTGCAAATTACGCCAATACATATGGTGGTCTTGGTGGTATCATTATTTTAATGTTATGGTTTTATTTAACTGGATGGGTAATTTTACTTGGCGGCGAAATTAATGGTTTACTCCATCATTATAGGACGGGTGACAATAATTCCCGTAATGAAAAGTGA
- a CDS encoding heavy metal translocating P-type ATPase: MNSEVKTLQVQKSISHPSLWDTLKKHYELIFAIASGIFILAGWLFTKNDAMNVGITCYILAYIVGGYAKAKEGIEDTIEEKELNVEMLMLFAAIGAAIIGYWAEGAILIFIFALSGAMESYTLSKSQKEISALLDLQPEEALRISNGTEERVPVGRLQINDIILIKPGERVPADGTIHNGETNIDEAAITGEPIPNEKKHGDEVFAGTVNLRGAIEVKITKPSDQTLFQKIIRLVQSAQSEKSPSQLFIEKFEGTYVKGVLLVVALMMFVPHFLLDWSWNETFYRAMILLVVASPCALVAAITPATLSAISNGARNGILFKGGIHLERLASVKAIAFDKTGTLTQGKPTVTDVYVRENMTEKEVLSITAAIESHSTHPLAESIVKYAQHTYDIALKKPENVEDVTGFGLKGIFENKAYKIGKADFIGEETKAFHNGISASLEKEGKTVVYISDEDGILGLIALKDTLRQETIAAIRELQSIGVEAIMITGDNEETAKAIASESNIKEYYASCLPETKVETIKKLKEKYGTVAMVGDGINDAPALATASIGVAMGEGTDVALETADVVLMKNELSRLSQAILLSKRMNRIVKQNVIFSLAVIALLICSNFLQFLALPFGVIGHEGSTILVILNGLRLLKGNK; this comes from the coding sequence ATGAATTCAGAAGTAAAAACATTACAAGTACAAAAGTCTATTTCTCATCCCTCTTTATGGGATACATTAAAGAAACATTATGAACTTATATTTGCAATCGCATCTGGTATTTTCATTTTAGCTGGTTGGTTATTCACAAAGAACGATGCAATGAATGTAGGCATTACTTGCTATATCCTTGCTTATATAGTTGGTGGATATGCAAAAGCGAAAGAAGGTATTGAAGATACAATTGAAGAGAAAGAGCTAAATGTCGAAATGCTCATGCTCTTTGCTGCTATCGGTGCTGCAATCATCGGCTACTGGGCAGAAGGCGCAATTTTAATCTTTATCTTCGCACTAAGCGGTGCAATGGAATCTTATACATTAAGTAAAAGCCAAAAAGAAATTTCAGCGCTTCTTGATTTACAACCTGAAGAAGCATTACGTATTTCAAATGGAACCGAGGAACGTGTTCCTGTTGGACGATTACAAATTAACGACATTATTTTAATTAAGCCAGGTGAACGCGTTCCTGCTGACGGTACAATTCATAACGGTGAAACAAATATCGATGAGGCAGCAATTACTGGTGAACCTATTCCAAATGAAAAAAAACATGGCGATGAAGTATTTGCTGGTACGGTAAATTTACGCGGTGCTATCGAAGTTAAAATTACGAAGCCGAGCGATCAAACATTATTCCAAAAAATTATCCGCCTCGTCCAAAGTGCACAAAGCGAAAAATCACCGTCGCAACTATTCATCGAAAAGTTTGAAGGAACATATGTAAAAGGGGTACTACTCGTTGTTGCACTTATGATGTTCGTTCCTCACTTCTTACTTGACTGGAGCTGGAATGAAACATTTTATCGCGCTATGATCTTACTTGTAGTCGCATCTCCTTGTGCACTCGTTGCTGCCATTACACCAGCAACTTTATCTGCAATTTCTAACGGAGCAAGAAACGGCATTCTCTTTAAAGGTGGCATACATTTAGAACGCCTCGCTTCAGTAAAAGCCATCGCCTTTGATAAAACAGGGACATTAACACAAGGTAAACCTACCGTAACGGATGTATATGTTCGAGAAAATATGACAGAAAAAGAAGTACTTTCTATTACAGCAGCAATTGAAAGTCACTCTACACATCCTTTAGCTGAATCTATTGTGAAATATGCACAACATACGTATGACATTGCATTAAAAAAACCAGAAAACGTTGAAGATGTAACTGGTTTTGGACTAAAAGGAATCTTCGAAAACAAAGCTTATAAAATAGGTAAAGCTGATTTTATTGGTGAAGAAACAAAAGCTTTTCATAATGGTATTTCTGCCTCACTTGAAAAAGAAGGTAAAACTGTCGTTTATATTAGTGATGAGGATGGCATCCTTGGACTTATCGCTTTAAAAGATACGCTTCGCCAAGAAACAATAGCTGCTATTCGCGAATTACAAAGCATTGGTGTCGAAGCAATTATGATTACTGGAGATAATGAAGAAACAGCAAAAGCAATTGCCTCTGAAAGTAATATAAAGGAATATTACGCATCATGCTTGCCAGAAACAAAAGTTGAAACGATTAAAAAGCTAAAAGAAAAATACGGAACAGTAGCAATGGTCGGCGATGGTATAAATGATGCCCCTGCACTCGCTACCGCTAGCATTGGTGTAGCAATGGGTGAAGGAACAGACGTAGCTTTAGAAACTGCAGACGTTGTACTTATGAAGAACGAATTATCTCGCCTTTCCCAAGCAATCCTTTTATCAAAACGAATGAACCGTATTGTAAAACAAAACGTAATCTTTTCACTAGCTGTAATTGCCTTGCTAATTTGTTCAAACTTCTTGCAATTTTTAGCTCTTCCATTCGGTGTTATTGGGCATGAAGGAAGTACGATTCTTGTCATTTTGAATGGCTTACGATTATTAAAAGGAAACAAATAA
- a CDS encoding DMT family transporter — protein sequence MKTEKFFTHPIGVFIAAIVATFLWGSAFPFIKLSYAELGIQPQEVGEQILFAGYRFFLSGVMLLFFFKALGKDMSFKKGTGKQLVQIGLFQTFLQYICFYIGMSYSSGIEGAIISGTSSFFQILLAHFLYKDDALNMRKVIGVSIGFCGVILVNVPSDGSLSFHFGIGSLLLLSAAMLYSYGNILAKEGSKTLDIGYMTAYQMIFGSIGLLCIGALQVGITPFTFSIHAILMLTYLSFLSAAGFCIWNTIMKYNKVGKVSMYMFFIPVFGVLLSSMILGEAIHSFVLFGLACVAAGIIVVNRTPAKQKMEQEKQVA from the coding sequence GTGAAGACAGAGAAATTTTTTACCCATCCGATTGGCGTGTTTATTGCTGCGATAGTAGCGACTTTTTTATGGGGGAGCGCATTCCCTTTTATTAAATTAAGTTATGCTGAGCTTGGAATTCAGCCACAAGAAGTTGGGGAGCAAATATTATTTGCTGGTTATCGTTTCTTTTTATCTGGAGTCATGCTCTTATTCTTCTTTAAAGCGTTAGGAAAAGATATGAGCTTCAAAAAAGGAACGGGGAAGCAGTTAGTACAGATTGGTTTATTTCAAACATTTCTTCAATATATATGTTTTTATATTGGAATGAGCTATAGTTCTGGTATTGAAGGAGCTATCATTTCAGGAACATCATCATTCTTTCAAATTTTACTCGCGCATTTTTTATATAAAGATGATGCTCTTAATATGAGAAAAGTAATTGGGGTTTCTATCGGCTTCTGTGGTGTCATTTTAGTAAATGTACCGAGTGATGGTAGTTTGTCATTCCATTTTGGAATCGGTAGCTTATTACTTCTTAGTGCAGCAATGTTGTATTCATATGGAAACATATTGGCGAAAGAAGGTAGCAAAACATTAGATATTGGCTATATGACAGCATACCAAATGATTTTTGGTTCTATTGGGCTATTATGTATAGGGGCTTTGCAAGTGGGAATCACGCCATTTACATTTAGTATACATGCAATACTTATGCTTACCTATTTATCTTTCTTATCCGCAGCAGGCTTTTGCATTTGGAATACAATTATGAAGTACAACAAGGTCGGAAAAGTATCAATGTATATGTTCTTTATACCTGTATTTGGTGTGTTATTATCGAGCATGATTTTAGGAGAAGCAATTCATTCGTTTGTATTATTCGGTTTAGCATGTGTAGCCGCGGGAATTATTGTGGTGAATCGGACGCCAGCTAAGCAGAAAATGGAGCAAGAAAAACAAGTAGCATAG
- a CDS encoding lysoplasmalogenase, producing the protein MNLLYMVLIGQIILFLIGAIYAIGQTKKTRNNMPLPLAVRLILSFSLTASAIWIWLQDPSVEYSTWVALGMTLSTVGDLFMAGLIPIGHRLIGGMITFALAHCFYVKAFLQTGISWNGFWIGLLVYGLFLIIGWFFFIRNDKQDKLFTIGALIYGLWVGGMACFAFALYYENTGIWWIPAFGGLLFVISDFIIGVTDIGGRKLKYEPLWIWFTYVAAQMCIVYVGL; encoded by the coding sequence ATGAATCTACTTTATATGGTGTTAATTGGACAAATCATTCTGTTTTTAATTGGTGCAATATACGCAATAGGACAGACAAAAAAAACAAGAAATAATATGCCGTTACCTTTAGCAGTACGTCTTATTCTTAGTTTTTCTTTAACAGCAAGTGCAATTTGGATATGGTTACAAGATCCATCAGTGGAGTATAGTACGTGGGTTGCACTAGGTATGACGTTATCAACTGTAGGAGATTTATTTATGGCAGGTTTGATTCCAATTGGTCACAGATTAATTGGAGGGATGATTACTTTCGCTCTTGCGCATTGTTTTTATGTAAAAGCATTTTTGCAAACAGGCATTTCATGGAATGGTTTTTGGATTGGTTTACTCGTATACGGACTCTTTCTAATTATAGGGTGGTTCTTTTTTATCCGAAATGATAAACAAGATAAATTATTTACGATAGGAGCTCTAATTTACGGATTGTGGGTTGGAGGAATGGCTTGCTTTGCATTCGCCTTATACTACGAGAATACAGGAATATGGTGGATACCAGCTTTTGGTGGTTTACTATTTGTGATTTCTGATTTTATTATAGGCGTGACAGATATTGGAGGGCGCAAATTAAAGTATGAACCACTTTGGATTTGGTTTACATATGTAGCGGCTCAAATGTGTATTGTATATGTGGGATTATAA
- the lepB gene encoding signal peptidase I, whose translation MMQKKKRWREFFGTIAIACLLIFLAKIFVFFPTTVKGASMRPTLQDGDKVIVNKLAKQFESYEREDIIVVKTDNFYVKRVIGLPGDVIEVRNDQLYVNHKVIEEAYLYSNKKQAEKKLMNLTEDFGPITVPKNKIFVMGDNRLISRDSRNGLGLIDKADVLGELAAIYYPFEHMKIMN comes from the coding sequence ATGATGCAAAAGAAAAAACGTTGGCGCGAATTCTTTGGAACAATTGCAATTGCATGTTTATTGATATTTTTGGCGAAAATTTTTGTGTTTTTTCCTACGACTGTAAAAGGAGCATCTATGAGGCCAACGCTACAAGATGGGGATAAGGTGATTGTTAATAAGTTGGCAAAGCAATTTGAAAGTTATGAGAGAGAAGACATTATTGTTGTGAAGACGGATAATTTTTATGTGAAAAGGGTTATTGGTTTGCCTGGCGATGTCATTGAGGTGAGAAATGATCAATTATATGTGAATCATAAAGTGATAGAGGAAGCGTATTTGTATAGTAATAAAAAACAAGCTGAAAAAAAACTGATGAATTTAACAGAGGACTTTGGACCGATTACAGTTCCTAAAAATAAGATTTTTGTTATGGGAGATAATCGCTTAATAAGCAGAGATAGTAGAAATGGTTTAGGACTTATTGATAAAGCGGATGTATTAGGAGAATTAGCGGCAATTTATTATCCATTTGAACATATGAAAATAATGAATTAA